In Garra rufa chromosome 15, GarRuf1.0, whole genome shotgun sequence, a single genomic region encodes these proteins:
- the kank3 gene encoding KN motif and ankyrin repeat domain-containing protein 3 yields the protein MTQSVHITSKLPNLSAPFHCSTEEETDQGGSYSVQTPYGFQLDLDFLKYVEEIESGHSIRRANVNPRRGSRGDRGYQRNLGIGGRTSGWTSTESLSSTTSENGQTNPPFLHSPITSPSKSQPLSPLPVISPSLPTCSKVPPPPPPRNPRVERTLLETSLRLQQEQNQFSNGLGSNLSDLSKVSSKAGGSNRDFSLASSQLASDAHLLQISPVVQNPISGVWTRASPHTSGRSTPASNSGTLPPGQLQTVREQMATALRQLREMEERVKGLPVLEREVAMLRAEKQKLAHELQKKTEEFDATLKLQASTEAAVGASQPRSLPSPSLWNKKPECKSDIQDVKEIKKLAITPIEKRSIAVGGDNPIENVVVYHRQAVKDAVVDATVDVCHAAIETETSVMHDEGIQTAVATEDVAVWVTESFLGLQSEAEREIDALQHTIKFQQESIQVLETRLTQFNQDLEALRAQETERASKIMLDRETIAKPETANAQMETCPEVCSVGVLFPDVTDPEYVSKNDQSIQTDPVETSKEKAVELVSIGIQWECLTDTQDTEEQTTSAEAVGPLKSIMKRKDGSGAGAASSGGKKSLKFVGILNGGYESTSSEEEEEEDEDSSSDGSEAGVCSDSSVEEGAALEDTSDEEMNINVDETDSDENMLAGTDDLKEEEVKEKFELSAKMREACLILKNHLNDGAKPVKSKEVLSSTHTVQLEWFRVSSAKMAQTSRVSNYLMAFSEVSPVLLEHIVNMTDGNGNTALHYSVSHSNFSVVDLLLDTGLCNVDQQNKAGYTAVMLAALSAVKEEDDMAVVQKLFGLGNVNAKASQAGQTALMLAVSHGRQEMVRALLDCGANVNIQDDEGSTALMCASEHGRAEIVSLLLEQPGCDISVVDNDGSNALSIALEASHNDIAVLLYAHMNYSKTQADVPPKANSRSPSSPRKTWPSE from the exons ATGACCCAATCTGTGCATATAACCTCCAAACTGCCAA ATCTGAGTGCCCCTTTTCATTGCTCTACTGAGGAAGAAACAGATCAAGGTGGCTCTTATTCAGTACAGACGCCCTACGGATTCCAGCTGGACCTTGATTTTCTCAAGTATGTTGAAGAAATAGAAAGTGGACACAGCATTCGTAGGGCTAATGTAAATCCTCGGAGGGGATCCCGGGGGGACCGTGGATATCAGAGGAATTTGGGCATTGGAGGTCGTACCAGTGGCTGGACCTCGACCGAGTCCCTTTCCTCAACAACCAGCGAGAATGGTCAAACTAACCCACCTTTTCTCCACAGCCCCATCACATCACCTAGTAAATCACAACCACTTTCCCCATTACCAGTCATCAGTCCAAGTCTACCTACATGCTCCAAAGTGCCACCACCACCTCCACCACGTAACCCTAGGGTAGAGAGAACACTTCTTGAAACAAGCCTTCGACTGCAACAGGAGCAAAACCAGTTTTCCAATGGATTAGGCTCTAATTTGTCTGACCTTTCCAAAGTGAGTTCCAAAGCCGGTGGATCTAATAGGGACTTCTCTCTAGCTTCTTCCCAGCTTGCCTCAGATGCCCACTTGCTACAGATATCACCTGTTGTTCAGAACCCTATTTCTGGGGTCTGGACCAGAGCAAGTCCTCATACGTCTGGAAGGAGCACTCCAGCCTCCAACTCAGGGACATTGCCTCCTGGGCAGCTTCAGACAGTGCGAGAACAGATGGCCACCGCCCTTAGGCAGCTAAGAGAGATGGAGGAAAGGGTGAAAGGACTACCAGTTCTAGAAAGAGAAGTTGCCATGCTCCGTGCTGAAAAACAAAAGTTGGCTCATGAACTTCAAAAGAAAACGGAAGAATTTGATGCAACGCTTAAACTGCAAGCCTCCACTGAGGCAGCAGTAGGAGCCTCCCAACCAAGATCTCTACCATCACCGTCACTGTGGAATAAAAAGCCagaatgcaaaagtgatatacaAGACGTCAAGGAAATCAAGAAACTAGCCATTACTCCTATAGAAAAAAGGTCCATAGCAGTAGGCGGTGACAATCCCATTGAGAATGTGGTTGTCTACCATCGCCAAGCGGTCAAGGATGCTGTTGTGGATGCTACTGTTGATGTTTGTCATGCAGCTATTGAGACTGAAACTAGTGTCATGCATGATGAGGGAATTCAGACTGCAGTGGCTACAGAAGACGTGGCAGTCTGGGTAACAGAATCATTTCTGGGGCTACAAAGTGAGGCAGAACGAGAAATTGATGCCCTGCAACACACTATCAAATTTCAACAGGAGTCAATCCAGGTTCTCGAGACACGATTAACTCAATTCAACCAAGATCTTGAAGCTTTAAGGGCTCAGGAAACCGAGAGGGCATCCAAGATTATGTTGGACAGAGAGACAATAGCAAAACCAGAGACAGCCAATGCCCAAATGGAAACATGCCCTGAAGTTTGTTCAGTTGGAGTGTTGTTTCCAGATGTGACTGACCCAGAGTACGTTTCAAAAAATGACCAAAGCATTCAAACAGACCCTGTGGAAACTTCAAAGGAAAAAGCAGTGGAGCTAGTAAGCATTGGCATCCAGTGGGAATGTCTTACTGATACACAGGACACTGAAGAACAGACTACTTCTGCAGAGG CTGTAGGCCCTCTGAAATCCATCATGAAGAGGAAGGATGGGAGTGGTGCTGGTGCAGCTTCCAGCGGTGGCAAAAAGAGCCTGAAGTTTGTTGGAATTCTAAATGGAGG ATATGAGTCAACCTCTAGTgaagaggaggaagaagaggaTGAAGACAGTTCCTCTGATGGAAGTGAGGCTGGTGTGTGTTCAGACAGCAGTGTGGAAGAAGGGGCAGCTCTAGAGGATACATCTGATGAAGAGATGAATATAAATGTGGATGAAACTGACAGTGATGAAAACATGCTAGCTGGGACTGACGACTTAAAGGAAGAGGAAGTGAAGGAAAA GTTTGAACTAAGTGCCAAGATGCGTGAGGCTTGTCTGATTTTGAAGAACCACCTTAATGATGGAGCCAAACCAGTAAAGAGCAAAGAAGTG TTGTCCAGCACTCATACCGTTCAGCTGGAGTGGTTCAGAGTGTCCAGTGCAAAGATGGCCCAGACGTCACGTGTGTCAAATTACCTGATGGCTTTCTCAGAGGTCTCCCCCGTCCTGCTGGAGCACATAGTCAACATGACCGATGGCAATGGCAACACCGCTTTACACTACAGCGTCTCCCATTCCAACTTCTCTGTGGTGGACCTACTACTTGACACAG GCCTGTGCAATGTTGATCAGCAGAATAAAGCCGGATATACAGCTGTGATGCTGGCAGCGCTTTCAGCGGTGAAGGAGGAGGACGACATGGCAGTAGTCCAGAAACTCTTCGGTCTGGGCAACGTCAATGCCAAGGCGAGCCAA GCGGGACAGACGGCTTTGATGCTAGCCGTGAGTCATGGGCGGCAGGAGATGGTGCGAGCACTGCTTGACTGTGGTGCTAACGTGAACATCCAGGATGACGAGGGCTCCACTGCTCTGATGTGTGCAAGTGAACACGGTCGGGCTGAGATTGTCTCCTTGCTGCTCGAGCAGCCGGGGTGTGACATTTCAGTCGTGGACAAT
- the ndufa7 gene encoding NADH dehydrogenase [ubiquinone] 1 alpha subcomplex subunit 7, protein MDNFYFINVIDGRTQPPPKLPVGPSHKFANNYYCQRDGRRESVPPTVIMSSQKAITAGSESSGKLKHPVIPGTPPKELPLSVD, encoded by the exons AtggataatttttattttattaatgtcatTGATGGTAGGACTCAGCCACCACCTAAACTTCCCGTTGGGCCGAGCCATAAGTTTGCGAATAACTACTACTGTCAGAGAGATGGACGCAGAGAGTCTGTTCCACCAACTGTGATTATGTCTTCACAGAAGGCCATAACAGCCGGAAG CGAATCTTCTGGAAAACTCAAACACCCTGTTATTCCAGGGACCCCGCCGAAGGAGCTTCCGCTGAGCGTTGACTAG
- the LOC141287596 gene encoding probable G-protein coupled receptor 160 encodes MSNQHTSTAIMMAVIWSPGINDNFPHDETLQYLLILCSKVALNTFVLSFWRHSILESLLGLCSVSMYVADVLLVSAVTTAWLFKEHLPTSTSMCFILAHGSAVYALLPLPVLIAGAFDYASYPHLDTNSSSRRRALSYCIVVVLLWALVCCYTYNYTDTQPMETYKDSARVLVCHVYGSSVVFQFSMHLSIAVCVILLLYFRKTIGWTRRANELAELRNNAFASEKDQNVLDDQVGECGTTEIQESSPPLFVSLTLGFALNWMPYLLMCLACALVGFVVPAYASVNLLWMACVNSVLVGIAFWFRSDRTGPLGKFPDDTCLWNIYWHLSKGTLPTVDAKLTTRLYVVVHKPTVPFQEI; translated from the coding sequence ATGTCAAACCAGCACACATCAACAGCAATCATGATGGCCGTCATCTGGTCACCGGGGATAAATGACAACTTCCCCCATGATGAGACCCTGCAGTATCTGCTCATTCTGTGCTCCAAAGTAGCTCTGAACACATTTGTTTTGTCTTTCTGGAGGCATAGCATTCTCGAGTCACTCCTGGGGCTCTGCAGTGTCTCTATGTACGTGGCAGACGTGCTGCTGGTCAGTGCGGTCACCACTGCGTGGCTCTTCAAAGAACACCTACCCACCTCCACCTCAATGTGCTTCATCCTAGCTCATGGATCAGCTGTCTACGCCCTGCTTCCTTTGCCCGTTCTCATTGCCGGGGCGTTTGACTACGCCAGCTACCCACACCTAGATACCAACTCAAGCTCTCGGCGCAGGGCTCTAAGTTACTGCATTGTGGTTGTGCTTCTGTGGGCATTAGTGTGCTGTTACACCTACAACTACACAGATACGCAACCTATGGAGACTTACAAAGACAGCGCCAGAGTCCTGGTGTGTCATGTTTACGGATCTAGTGTAGTGTTTCAATTCAGTATGCACTTATCTATTGCTGTGTGTGTCATACTCCTGCTTTATTTTAGGAAGACAATCGGTTGGACTAGAAGAGCCAATGAACTGGCAGAGCTGAGAAACAACGCATTTGCTTCCGAGAAAGATCAAAATGTCCTGGACGATCAGGTTGGGGAATGTGGAACTACTGAAATTCAAGAAAGTTCCCCTCCTCTCTTTGTCAGCCTGACTCTAGGTTTTGCTTTGAACTGGATGCCCTACCTGTTGATGTGTTTGGCATGTGCCTTGGTGGGCTTTGTGGTGCCAGCTTATGCCAGCGTCAATCTTCTGTGGATGGCCTGCGTTAACAGTGTTTTAGTTGGCATCGCCTTTTGGTTTAGGAGTGACAGAACTGGACCTTTAGGAAAATTCCCAGATGACACTTGTTTGTGGAACATCTACTGGCACTTGAGCAAAGGAACTTTACCCACTGTGGACGCAAAGCTTACTACAAGATTATACGTAGTGGTACATAAGCCCACTGTGCCTTTTCAAGAGATCTAA